In Deltaproteobacteria bacterium, the sequence CACGTGGCCGACCTGCTCGTGTCGGTGCCACCGCGGGTCGGAGAGTGCGAGCACGATCGCGAGCGTGCCGAGCAGGCGCGTGGCCGCGGCGGCGATGCGGCGGCCGGGCTGCTCGCCCCAGCGTCGCCACAGGTCGTAGCCGACCAACGCCGCCGGCACGATCGCGAGCCACAGCAGGCCGGGACGACCGAAGTGGGGCAGCCATGCCGACATCACGCGCGCCTCCTGCTCGAAGCTCGAGCCCGCAAACGCACCACCGCAGCGACCAGCGCCGGCAGCAGCCACTCGACCACCAGCGCCAACAGGGCCGCGATCGCCAGCCACGTCCACAGCGGCGCGCCGGCCAGGGTGCCGGCGGCGAAGCGGGGCGCGGCGTCACCGTGCTTCGGTGGCGGCGCGAGGTGGCTCTCGGTCAGCGACAGCACGCCCTGTCGCGCGTCGTCGCGCTCGGGTGGTGGCGGCGCAGCCCACTCGACCAGGTTCGCCATGAAGTTCACGAACGCGACCCGCAGCACCAGATCGCTCGCGACCGGTGAGAAGGCGAGGTAGACCATGTCGCGGCCGTCGAAGCGCCCGGTCACCGCGAGGCTGCCGGCCTCGATGTCGAGCAGCGAGGTCTGCTCTTCGGTCGGCACCAGCACCAGCGCCTCGGTGATGTCGAGGTTCTGCAGATCGACGAAGCGGAAGAGCGGATGGTCGTAGGACCATCGCAGGATCTCGGGGCTCTCGACCTTGCCGCTGGCGAGCGCGCCCAGCCGCGTGGGCGTGGTGCCGAAGGCCACCAGCTTCGGCGCGAAGGGCAGGGGGCCGGCCTGGTAGTCGGCCTCGAGCACCACGAGGTCGAAGCGCTCCTCGGGGGCGAGCGCGTCCTGTGGGCCGATCACGCGCAGGTCGACCCGCGGGTGCAGACGCAGCGCCTCGGCGGTGAACGACAGCCGGGTCTGGGCCACCAGCAGCACGGCGACGCGGCCACCGGCCTGGCGCGCGACGCTGGCGGCGTCGTCCTCGACCAGTGCGTCCTCGCGCAGGTGCGTGATGCGAGCGCCGACCCGCTCGCCGGGTGGCAACGGCACGCGGTGCAGCTTCTCGATCTCGCCGTTGGCCGGCAGATCGAGCGAGAGCACGTCGACCACCGCGCCGTCGACGTCGAGCGTGAGCTCGACCTCCTGCACGCGGCCCATCGTCGAGGTGAGCCCGACGTGGATCTCCGACAGACCCAGCGCGTCGGCCTCGCGCACCGACAGCGCCACGATGCCGGCGTTGGGTCCGTCGCGGCCGACCGCGATGTGCTCGACCGGGCACGAGGTCGCCGGGATGTCGACGCCGACCAGATCCGAGACCAGCACGATCGAGCCGTCCTCGCCCGCGCGGCAGATCGCGTCGGCGATGCGCAGCGCCGCGGCGGCGCCCTGGCTGCCGCCCTCGGGCGTCAACGTGCCCAGCACCTCGCGCACGCGGCCGTGATCTTCGGTCAGCCCCACGCGCACCAGGGTCTGCGCGCCGGTGGTGACCAGCGCGACGCGGTCGCCCGGTCGCAGCGCGCCCAGGGCGGTGTCGACCGCCTCGATGCCGTGCTGCAGGCGCGTGCTGCCGTCGCTGGCGCCCATGCTCGCGGAGGTGTCGAACACCACCACGAAGTCGCGCGGACGATCGTGCTCGTCGTGCAGATCGACCAGCGCGAGCACCAGCCCCACAAGCGCCAGCAGCACCAGCACCAGCGACACCAGGTGGCGCGGCCGCGACCACGCGCGCCGGGTCGGTCGCGAGGTGCCGGCGATCACGCGCAGCAGCAGCAGCGACGGCACGCGCTTCTCGACGCGTCGACGCCGGTGCAGGTACGCCGCGACCAATGGCACCGCGAGCACCAACGCCGCCAGCGCGAACGGGAAGCCCGCGCTCATGCCCCCCCCGCCATGTGCTCGACCACCTGCCCGCGGAACAGCGGCCCGTGCACGAGGTCCGCGGTGGTGCCGGTGGTCTCGGCGCGCACGTACTGGATGCCCAGCGCGCGACAGCGGGCCTCGACGCCCGCCAGCCACTGCGCGAGGTGTTCGCGATAGGCCGCCTTGGCCTCGCGGCCGTCACGGATGACGAGCTGCTCGCCGGTCTCGGCATCGACGACCCGCTCGACGTCCTCGAGATCGGGGTCGAGCTCGTCGGGGCCGAGCACGTGCATGACGATCGGTCGCGGGCACGAAGCAGCGCACAGCCGCAGCAGCGCGTCGCGCTCGCCGTCGGGCTGCAGCAGGTCCGACACGAACACCAGGCGATCGGCGCGGCCCTGGCCGAGGTGCGCGACCAGCTGGGTGTGCGTGTCGCCGACGCCGTCGGGCTCGGCACGCTCGAGCAGGTGCAGCAGCTCGGGCATGCCGTCGAGGTTCACCGCGCGGGCCCGCAGCCCACGCTGGCGCCCACCGACGCACGCGAGCACGACCGGGTCGCGGTGGGCGAGGGCGATCATCGCCAGCGTCGCGACCAGCTGCGCGCCGTGGTCGGCCTTGCGCGGGGTCCCGAAGTCCATCGACGCGCTGACGTCGAGGCACAGCTTGACCGACAGGCTGCGCTCCTCGTGGAACTGCCGCACCAGCGCGGTGCCGAGGCGGAAGTAGACGTTCCAGTCGACCAGCCGCAGGTCGTCGCCGGGGTCGTAGGGTCGGTAGTCGGCGAACTCGAGCCCTCGGCCGCGGAACGCCGAGCGCCGATCACCTGCCTGCAGCGCGGTCGCGGCCCCCGGGGCTCGCAGGCGCAGGGCGACGAAGCGCGAGAGTGCGGCGCGGTCGACGTGCATGTCGGTTCGTCGGGCCCGCTTCAGCCCGCGTGCACGTTGGGCACGCTGGCGATGAGCGCATCGACCAGTCGGTTGTTGGTGACGCCCTCGAGCTTGGCGTCGAAGCTGGGGATCATGCGGTGGCGCAGCACCGGGTGGGCGATCGCACGGATGTCGTCCTCGGCCACCCACGCGCGGCCGCACAGCAACGCGTAGGCGCGACCGGCCAGCAACAGCGCCTGCATCGCGCGGGGGCTGGCGCCGTAGCGGACGAAGCGCTTGATGTCGGCGGGGGCGTTGGGCGACTCGGGGTGGGTCGCGAGCGTCAGCGCGGCGGCGAACTCGGCCACGTGGGGCGCGATCACGATGTCGCGCACGAGGTTCTGCAGGTCGAGCAGCGTCGCGCGATCCATCGCGCGGGTGGTGGTGTCCTCGGTGCGGCCGGTGGTGCGCAGACCGATCTCCCGCAGGTCGGCGAACGACGGGAACTCGACCTCGAGCTTGAGCAGGAAACGATCGAGCTGGGCCTCCGGCAGCGGGTAGGTGCCCTCCATCTCGATGGGGTTCTGCGTGGCTGCGACCAGGAACGGCTCGGGCAGCGTCCGGCGCACCCCGCCGACCGTGACGGCGTGCTCCTGCATCGCCTCGAGCAGCGCCGACTGGGTCTTGGGCGTGGCGCGGTTGACCTCGTCGGCCAGCACCATGTTCGAGAAGATCGGTCCGGCGCGGAAGTCGAGTCGCGCGCGCCCGTGCTCGTCGTGCACCAACGTCTGGCTGCCGGTGATGTCGGCGGGCATGAGGTCGGGGGTGAACTGGATGCGCGAGAACTCGAGGTCGATGGCCTCGGCCATCACCTTGATGAGCAACGTCTTGCCCAGGCCGGGCTGCCCCTCGACGAGGATGTTGCCGCGGGTGAGCAGCCCGATGATGGCCTGCAGCACCAGCGAGCTCTGACCGAACAGGCGCTTCTCGATCTCGGTCTTGAGCGCGCCGAGGGCATCCTGCGCGAGCGCGATGCGATCGTCGGTCGGGGCGAGGGGGGCAGCGGTGGGAATCGCGGTGTTCATGACGAATGGGGTTGCCGTCAGTCGGGGCGCACGGCCTCGAAGTAGCGGCGCACGTAGTCGCGGCGGGTGAGGGGGATGTTCTCGCGTCGGATCGCGGCCTCGGCCACGTCTTCGTACTCGCGGTGGACGTCGGCGTACTCGGGGCCGGCGCGCAGGCCCTCGGCGAAGCGCTTGATGTAGCGCACCGCACCGCGGGCGGGGCCGTCGGAGGGGGTCTGCACCTCCTCGGTGCCACCTCGGCTGGCGTCGGGCGGCGGCGTGACGTCGCCGTAGTTCTCGTCGCGACCGCGACCACCACCGGGGCCGGGCTTGCCGCTGGGCTTGCCGAAGCGCCGCGAACCGGCGCCGGGCTTGCCGCCTTCGCCTTCGCCTTCGCCTTCGCCTTCGCCTTCGCCTTCGCCCTCGCCTTCGCCTTCGCCTTCGCCCTCGCCGCGGTTCATCTCTTCGAACTGCTTCGAGCGCGCCTTGTGGACGTCGTCGAGGGCGCGCTCGAGCTCGCGACCGAGCGAGCCGGAGCCGCCGCGACGTCGCATGCGCTCGGCCAGCTCGCGCGCCTCGGAGCGAGCACTGCCGGACTCGCCGCCGCGCAACCGCTCGGACAGCGACTCGGCCTCGTTGCGCCAGCGCGCGCGGCGTTCGGACTCGCCGCGGCTGGGACCCTCGCCACCCGCCCCGGACTCGCCA encodes:
- a CDS encoding VWA domain-containing protein gives rise to the protein MSAGFPFALAALVLAVPLVAAYLHRRRRVEKRVPSLLLLRVIAGTSRPTRRAWSRPRHLVSLVLVLLALVGLVLALVDLHDEHDRPRDFVVVFDTSASMGASDGSTRLQHGIEAVDTALGALRPGDRVALVTTGAQTLVRVGLTEDHGRVREVLGTLTPEGGSQGAAAALRIADAICRAGEDGSIVLVSDLVGVDIPATSCPVEHIAVGRDGPNAGIVALSVREADALGLSEIHVGLTSTMGRVQEVELTLDVDGAVVDVLSLDLPANGEIEKLHRVPLPPGERVGARITHLREDALVEDDAASVARQAGGRVAVLLVAQTRLSFTAEALRLHPRVDLRVIGPQDALAPEERFDLVVLEADYQAGPLPFAPKLVAFGTTPTRLGALASGKVESPEILRWSYDHPLFRFVDLQNLDITEALVLVPTEEQTSLLDIEAGSLAVTGRFDGRDMVYLAFSPVASDLVLRVAFVNFMANLVEWAAPPPPERDDARQGVLSLTESHLAPPPKHGDAAPRFAAGTLAGAPLWTWLAIAALLALVVEWLLPALVAAVVRLRARASSRRRA
- a CDS encoding AAA family ATPase, with the protein product MNTAIPTAAPLAPTDDRIALAQDALGALKTEIEKRLFGQSSLVLQAIIGLLTRGNILVEGQPGLGKTLLIKVMAEAIDLEFSRIQFTPDLMPADITGSQTLVHDEHGRARLDFRAGPIFSNMVLADEVNRATPKTQSALLEAMQEHAVTVGGVRRTLPEPFLVAATQNPIEMEGTYPLPEAQLDRFLLKLEVEFPSFADLREIGLRTTGRTEDTTTRAMDRATLLDLQNLVRDIVIAPHVAEFAAALTLATHPESPNAPADIKRFVRYGASPRAMQALLLAGRAYALLCGRAWVAEDDIRAIAHPVLRHRMIPSFDAKLEGVTNNRLVDALIASVPNVHAG
- a CDS encoding DUF58 domain-containing protein; amino-acid sequence: MHVDRAALSRFVALRLRAPGAATALQAGDRRSAFRGRGLEFADYRPYDPGDDLRLVDWNVYFRLGTALVRQFHEERSLSVKLCLDVSASMDFGTPRKADHGAQLVATLAMIALAHRDPVVLACVGGRQRGLRARAVNLDGMPELLHLLERAEPDGVGDTHTQLVAHLGQGRADRLVFVSDLLQPDGERDALLRLCAASCPRPIVMHVLGPDELDPDLEDVERVVDAETGEQLVIRDGREAKAAYREHLAQWLAGVEARCRALGIQYVRAETTGTTADLVHGPLFRGQVVEHMAGGA